In a single window of the Lynx canadensis isolate LIC74 chromosome E2, mLynCan4.pri.v2, whole genome shotgun sequence genome:
- the BEAN1 gene encoding protein BEAN1 produces MYGGEIVAVARYNRTSYFYPTFSESSEHSHLLVSPVLVASAVIGVVIILSCITIIVGSIRRDRQARLQRHRHRHRRHHHHHHHHRRRRHREYEQGYVSDGTYSRSSHRIRYSCSPVEDWSPPLDLSSDGDVDVTVLRDLYPDSPPGYEECMGPGATQLYIPTDAPPPYSLTDSYPVLDGIIDVGGGRHQQAQRILGQGGLRTVSMDTLPPYEAVCGVNPPSGLLPLPGPEPGPRSPQGSPITTWALVSGPERILESLQTGGLQLLADKVLSMVSMVCHCASTYGHVGQDGGGPAWAWPRKAHTALLGTQPLGATMSQPQHPGPGEAAPETLLGDLISYYQEEAGAGRLRVCRQAALTHRARRFSDMGPPLQLYPPELVASNLRATHSQGAPSPTQPVCHELVQALEFLELISVNLLLFPWRKEIRSLKTYTGNFAYRVQPVLSEQTLHTILGRLGYVATSEAEFSLVQAISKEDAEQMVFEIFLARVTCEAILGTSSRQVLGLGREKPYRRCSSKRKLAKAHNCPEGAQPGPQEGLGSERALAEGPDHQSTVPTAPSLSEVSTSPRTLRASPQLPLDSQRRASTRSDSEEFLTCYSDLVLHRTPLFPRDFPLRGLKGDQAQGLALAPSPPAGEALTSLGSSVLEATSPTSWCQYGGVLAKVLCRAADCRLPTSCGVPTRWKRHGSSVGFFYNSTESIHEVPFSRLISSS; encoded by the exons ATGTATGGAGGAGAAATTGTGGCAG TAGCTCGCTACAACCGTACCAGCTATTTCTACCCCACGTTCTCAGAAAGTTCGGAGCACAGCCACCTGCTCGTGTCTCCTGTGCTGGTGGCAAGTGCAGTCATAGGTGTGGTCATCATCCTCTCCTGCATTACCATCATCGTTGGCAGCATCCGCAGGGACCGGCAGGCCCGGCTCCAGCgtcaccgccaccgccaccgccgccaccatcaccaccaccatcaccaccgccgccgccgccatcgAGAGTATGAGCAAGGCTACG TGTCTGATGGGACCTACAGCCGCTCGAGCCACAGGATTCGCTACAGCTGCAGCCCTGTCGAAGACTGGTCCCCGCCCTTAGATCTCAGCTCTGATGGGGACGTGGATGTCACAGTGCTTCGAGACCTGTACCCAGATTCTCCCCCAGG TTATGAGGAGTGTATGGGGCCAGGTGCCACCCAGCTGTACATCCCCACGGATGCACCACCACCCTACTCGCTGACCGACTCCTACCCCGTGCTGGATGGCATCATCGATGTGGGCGGTGGCCGTCACCAGCAGGCACAGAGGATCCTGGGCCAGGGTGGCCTCCGCACCGTCTCCATGGATACCCTGCCCCCTTACGAGGCTGTGTGTGGGGTCAACCCCCCATCAGGTCTGCTGCCGCTGCCAGGACCAGAACCAGGGCCAAGGAGCCCCCAGGGCTCACCCATCACAACCTGGGCCCTGGTCTCTGGCCCAGAAAGGATTCT AGAAAGTCTTCAGACAGGGGGGTTGCAGCTGCTGGCAGATAAAGTCCTCTCCATGGTCAGCATGGTCTGCCACTGTGCCAGCACCTATGGGCACG TGGGGCAGGACGGAGGCGGGCCAGCCTGGGCCTGGCCTAGAAAGGCCCACACAGCTCTCCTCGGCACCCAGCCCCTTGGAGCCACCATGAGCCAGCCCCAACACCCTGGGCCGGGTGAGGCTGCTCCAGAGACCCTCCTGGGTGACCTCATCAGCTACTACCAAGAGGAGGCAGGGGCCGGCCGGCTCCGGGTCTGCAGGCAAGCAGCCCTCACCCACAGGGCCCGGCGGTTCTCCGACATGGGGCCCCCCCTTCAGCTCTATCCGCCTGAACTTGTGGCCTCCAATCTGCGGGCCACTCACTCCCAGGGGGCACCCAGCCCTACCCAGCCTGTCTGCCATGAACTGGTGCAGGCACTAGAGTTCCTGGAGCTAATATCTGTCAACCTACTTCTGTTTCCCTGGAGGAAGGAAATCAGGTCCCTGAAG ACATACACTGGAAACTTTGCCTACCGGGTGCAGCCTGTGCTTTCTGAACAAACACTGCACACCATTCTGGGCAGGCTGGGCTATGTGGCCACCTCTGAGGCGGAGTTTTCGCTGGTCCAGGCCATCAGCAAGGAGGACGCCGAGCAGATGGTGTTTGAAATCTTCCTGGCGAGAGTTACATGTGAGGCCATTCTGGGGACCTCGAGCAGGCAGGTCCTGGGACTGGGCAGAGAGAAACCCTACCGCAGGTGCAGCTCCAAGAGAAAGCTGGCGAAGGCCCACAACTGCCCCGAGGGGGCCCAGCCAGGCCCTCAAGAAGGGCTGGGATCTGAGAGGGCCCTGGCTGAGGGCCCTGACCATCAGAGCACTGTGCCAACGGCCCCGAGCCTGTCTGAGGTCTCAACATCCCCCCGCACCCTCCGTGccagcccccagctccccctgGACTCCCAGCGCCGTGCCAGCACACGCTCGGACAGTGAGGAGTTCTTGACCTGCTACAGTGACCTTGTTCTGCACCGGACACCCCTGTTCCCCAGGGACTTTCCCCTGCGCGGCCTGAAGGGAGACCAAGCCCAGGGCCTAGCCCTGGCTCCCAGCCCACCTGCAGGTGAAGCGCTCACCTCCTTGGGCAGCAGCG ttctggaggctacaagtccaacATCATGGTGCCAGTATGGTGGTGTTCTGGCGAAGGTCCTCTGCCGGGCTGCAGACTGCAGACTGCCGACTTCTTGCGGTGTCCCCACACGGTGGAAGAGGCACGGGAGCTCTGTGGGGTTCTTTTACAACAGCACTGAATCTATTCATGAGGTTCCATTCTCACGCCTAATCTCTTCCTCTTGA